The Geobacter sp. AOG2 genome includes a window with the following:
- a CDS encoding DEAD/DEAH box helicase family protein — MNSERQTRQEKIDLQLGRAGWAVGSRRLIEEFIVAPASSLHESEADYRAVNQFADYVLLDRFDRPLAIIEAKRSSRNPLEGERQAADYADTLRAKHGTDPFVFLANGNEIWFWHRNLYPPRKVSGFFTEEDLLRLAHLDKFGQPLTGAMPLEGIIDRAYQIEAVKTIAERIESAKRSFLMVLATGTGKTRVAVALVELLQRQERIQRVLFLADRRELVKQALGAFKEHLPGAPRCWIEGGTIDKDAQIHFATYPGMMSLYQRLSPGYYDLIIADESHRSIYEKESYGGIFDHFDSLLLGLTATPTDFLDHNTFKLFDCPDGNPTFYYGYDEAVRDKHLVPYRPVHVARTGFQIEGLKPGELPDEVSKQVREQGVNPDQFSFEGSELERKVTNTGTNDAIVREFMDNAIKDAVGTLPAKTIIFAVSHNHALEIFKSFNRLYPDLQRKGLAKVIDSAMERAEKTLDDFKNKNFPRVAISVDMLDTGIDVPSIRNLVFAKPVFSKVKFWQMIGRGTRTWTDPVNGQKKADFLVIDHWDNFDYFQVNKDGRAGAVSEPLPSRLFRLRLEKLQILVGRSDSPSATYTVRQLRDLMGSLPLDNINITPHADEIRRLAANDEPWLDLTDESVAHLSQIIAPLLRFSVAGSYAELQFENQTEQLALAQLKADVEEIAKLRERITEHLSLLPASIPEIQPHLEALVAAQTDAFWGNLTCARIMQLQETFAPLMRFRNRRPPGIFVHLTLPDQIKRRHWIIYGPTGEGAFAESYRAQVEALVKDLAGDNPALQRLQRGEELSPEDIEAVAAALNGPDLFVTEERLREAYHQPKANLADFLRHILNIVMLPSREESISRAFDEWVRQHPRLTATQLMFVRTLRKAVMQKAEISSLAALRKPPFNTIGDPEQLFKLSELSELFDLITDIAA, encoded by the coding sequence ATGAACTCTGAACGCCAGACACGTCAGGAAAAAATTGACCTTCAACTGGGGCGGGCTGGCTGGGCCGTAGGCAGCAGGCGGTTGATCGAAGAGTTTATTGTCGCGCCAGCCTCCTCTTTACACGAATCGGAGGCCGATTACCGTGCAGTAAATCAGTTTGCTGACTATGTGCTCTTGGACCGTTTCGACCGACCACTCGCCATTATTGAAGCCAAGCGTTCCAGCCGAAATCCGCTCGAAGGGGAACGCCAGGCAGCCGACTACGCCGATACGCTACGGGCCAAGCACGGCACCGATCCCTTCGTTTTTCTAGCCAACGGCAATGAAATCTGGTTTTGGCATCGAAACCTTTACCCGCCTCGGAAAGTCAGTGGTTTCTTTACCGAAGAAGACCTGCTGCGCCTCGCCCACCTAGACAAATTCGGTCAACCGCTCACGGGGGCCATGCCGCTTGAAGGCATCATTGATCGTGCCTATCAAATCGAGGCGGTCAAAACCATCGCCGAGCGTATCGAATCAGCCAAGCGGAGTTTTCTCATGGTGCTCGCCACCGGCACCGGCAAAACCCGTGTTGCTGTGGCCTTGGTAGAATTGCTCCAACGCCAGGAACGCATCCAGCGTGTGCTCTTTCTTGCAGACCGCAGGGAACTGGTGAAGCAGGCGCTTGGGGCTTTTAAGGAACACCTGCCCGGCGCTCCACGTTGCTGGATTGAAGGCGGCACCATTGATAAGGATGCACAGATTCACTTTGCCACCTATCCGGGGATGATGTCGCTCTACCAACGGCTCTCTCCCGGTTATTACGATTTGATCATCGCCGATGAAAGCCACCGTTCGATCTACGAAAAAGAAAGCTACGGTGGCATCTTTGATCATTTTGATTCCCTGCTGCTCGGGCTGACTGCTACGCCGACCGACTTTCTCGATCATAATACCTTCAAGTTGTTTGATTGCCCCGATGGCAACCCAACTTTCTACTATGGCTACGATGAGGCGGTGCGAGACAAACACCTTGTCCCCTACCGCCCGGTTCATGTGGCCCGCACAGGTTTCCAGATCGAAGGATTAAAGCCTGGCGAACTGCCCGACGAAGTAAGTAAACAGGTCCGCGAGCAGGGGGTTAATCCCGATCAGTTCAGTTTCGAGGGGTCGGAACTGGAACGCAAGGTCACCAACACCGGCACCAATGACGCCATTGTCCGGGAGTTCATGGATAATGCCATCAAGGACGCAGTTGGGACGCTTCCGGCAAAGACCATCATCTTTGCTGTTTCCCACAATCACGCCCTTGAAATCTTCAAGAGTTTCAACCGTCTCTATCCCGACCTCCAACGGAAGGGGCTCGCCAAGGTCATTGACAGCGCCATGGAACGGGCCGAAAAGACCCTCGACGATTTCAAAAACAAGAACTTTCCCCGTGTCGCCATCTCCGTGGACATGCTCGACACCGGTATCGACGTGCCTTCTATCCGCAACCTGGTCTTTGCCAAGCCCGTTTTCAGCAAGGTGAAATTCTGGCAGATGATCGGTCGTGGCACCCGCACTTGGACAGATCCGGTAAATGGACAAAAGAAGGCCGACTTCCTAGTCATTGACCACTGGGACAATTTTGATTATTTTCAGGTCAACAAAGATGGCCGTGCCGGTGCGGTTTCCGAGCCGCTTCCATCCCGCCTGTTTCGTCTGCGTTTGGAAAAGCTCCAGATTCTTGTTGGCCGGTCGGACTCCCCGTCCGCAACCTATACGGTCCGACAGCTTCGTGACCTTATGGGTTCCCTGCCTCTGGACAATATCAATATAACTCCTCATGCAGATGAAATCCGGCGTCTTGCCGCCAATGATGAGCCATGGCTCGATCTGACCGACGAAAGCGTTGCGCACCTTTCCCAGATAATTGCGCCGCTGTTGCGCTTCTCCGTGGCCGGTTCCTATGCGGAGCTTCAATTTGAGAACCAAACCGAGCAGCTTGCACTTGCCCAGCTAAAAGCCGATGTTGAAGAGATCGCCAAACTCCGCGAGCGCATCACGGAACATTTGTCGCTGCTTCCGGCAAGCATCCCGGAGATTCAGCCTCATCTTGAAGCACTCGTAGCGGCTCAGACCGATGCCTTTTGGGGAAATCTGACCTGCGCCCGGATTATGCAATTACAGGAGACCTTTGCGCCGCTCATGCGGTTTCGCAACCGCCGTCCGCCCGGCATCTTCGTTCACCTCACGCTTCCCGACCAGATCAAGCGACGTCATTGGATCATCTATGGCCCAACCGGTGAGGGAGCGTTTGCAGAATCATATCGCGCCCAAGTGGAGGCTCTTGTCAAGGACCTTGCAGGGGACAACCCGGCTCTGCAAAGGCTCCAGCGGGGCGAAGAGCTTTCACCTGAGGACATTGAAGCCGTGGCAGCCGCGCTGAACGGCCCCGATCTTTTTGTGACCGAAGAACGCCTGCGCGAAGCCTATCACCAGCCCAAGGCCAACCTTGCCGATTTTCTACGTCATATCCTGAATATAGTCATGCTGCCGTCCCGAGAGGAGTC